The genomic DNA TATGGAACGTAGCTACGAAGGTACAAAGTAGAATTAGATTGCGATCGTCAGCAATCAATAGCTGTTAATATCGTGATCGGCGGAGGAGCGGAAAGCAAAACCCCAAGATGGCGGACAGTGATTGCATCGAGAAGCTTCGAACAGTGCTCCTCCTCCCCGGCCTCCACGTTGTCTCGCCGTCGTCTTCCCCGTGGCGTGGCGGTATAATtctctatattttttgaattaggTAAACACTGTACAACTTTTATACAATTCTATTCTatgtattttgaattaaaaaaataataataatacaaatatattaaatgaatttaggataaaatctcaatttgtcCCCCAAATTTTTGTGATTTGTCACTTCATCACTTATTTTTTTTGACTAAATACACTTCTATGTTTTATGAATTGGTCAACCTTGACCCTTCTACTTTAACTCTATGACCAACCATTTAGTCATcatctaattaaaataaattgatttgtaCAATACATAGTGAATTTCAGCTTGAAAAAAATACCAGAACTAAAGTAATATGTTGTAAAAAGTTCACGGGTCAGGTCATATTGAGCTTTTatcaatgaaagaaaatgaaacattATTGAGCATCATTGCCAATTGAATTTAAGAGATAGTTCgaccaattttttatttagggaTTCGATTAATTTCTTATTGAAACTTAGTATTATTTAACAATTCATCcctcaatcaaattttttatcatatttaatttttgccttaATTTCTCAAGCCTTACAAATTTCCAATTGGGTATGATACTACTCAATTCTAGTGTATGGACACCACTCTTCATAGGTTCAAGATTTATGATCCTTAATCATGACTCCACCACGTAAaaaattaacatgatttggCTCAATAACCTTATCTACGATCCCATTGAAGAGAATTACTAGTATAACggtacaaacaaaaataatttttttattatatatcaaatacacgtaataaaatataatatacacactATACAGAGATTGGGTATTTAATCAACGCGTTTATTCAACAattgattacataaataaatatatacttattgTCTGATGTAAGGTTGGGATACATAAACGTTTTATCTACTGAGACCGTATCTACCTCATGTTGTGGTAGTTTTAGTCTGTCCACATCTAGTATGTAGTAGGGTACTGTTCCAATCATCTCTTATTGTGCTAGACACAAAGAATCTGCGTATCACCGGTGCTtgtgtctcaaaattttatacGTGACCTTCACACAAAATATTTATGTGGCAGCAGAATAttttttagaagaagaagatgaagtagaAACGTgtaaatgagagagaaaatagagtaaAGGCCTTgcccttttatttattaaattttcctctcatctttctttttttttcttttcccaattTCATTCATTCTAACGTCTGTCGCCCTTAGTTACtgtgcaatcaataattgattttactatgcaattaataattaatttcattatgcATAATACACTGTGCACTATCACTATGCACTATTTGCAATCTGTCGCTTCTTACTAttcaatcaataattgatttcacactATATACTATGCATTATTACTGTATACTATGCACTATTGGCATAAGGGGTCAAGAGTAAACTTTTAAACATTCATTTCTAGAGACATATTGTGCACTTGATGTCGATACCAAATgtaacactatatggtgtgagACTTTCTAGCTTTACTACCCGTTAGCAATTAGATAACACTAAAACCCTTTTCGGTATCGGTTAATTCCATGACCCCTTATCAGAACTTCTCCAAATCCCGACGACGTTCCGAGAGTTCCTGAATAGCGCCTAGCAACGGTTCAGAACAATATAGGTGGTAGTGAAGTTTCAcatcaagtgaacctattacaattGATGATTATCGTGTGTAATAATCATTCTATCACTTAATGTCCTGATTGAGCGAGAatcatggagtgacaaactcacaaactcagtaattatgtgtcagacctcattaatgtgattaGATGACACCACaagaaacacatttcctaacATTTAATTTGTCTTGGTCAGGAACTGTTCCATCATatcaatagtagatcacataagaCGATCACCCCATCAAATACGGATGAGGGCGATAGATCTTGTTCCCAACATTTGTCTCTATATACCAGTAATACAGAACCATATAGATGAATATTTCTACAttccaattggatggttcggcttattagcaaatctcgcacgccaatacacaaaacaaacGTGATGATTCAAGTctaagaatgtaataccccatgttgcaAAGTGTTAAGTAAGTTCAAGAAACTGAAAAtcagtttgagaatttagttaattaattgcCGAATCGAccggagggagtaccctagaccTTAGATTTTTAAGGGAAATAGTATGGTAATGatgagtaatacgagttatgattttaggcatcaaaagaagttggatcaggAACCATTTCTGGTACAACTATCTATCgggttgagaaaatcgaatgatcgtaaaggatgtaatactcgagatttttatattcaaatatttgaggaaataggatgttttaagggattgtggataTTTAgatataaaagtttaatttctgaGCTAAgggtaaaatcataatttttgaggttttgggtaaaagtgtaatttacctaaaaattagggtcattagcgtaattagtccatttttagggactaaaatgcaaataaaaattagtccatggaccatgttgaaaagggtctaaatgcaattatccaaaagttcgggccaaagtgtaattcttgaaatctttttactaggggcatttgggagattcaggaaaagtctcataaatgactttagagataaggatgaagtctcatgatgaccttagagataagatgaagtcTCTTGataacgttagagataagatgaaagctaatgatgactttaaggataagatttgattggataagatttgatttagataagaatgattgcagaaaattttagaagatttagaatatcttagaagatttggtaatgattatataatattttgaaagatttagaatgattgcagaatatcttagaagatttggtaatgattatataatatcttggaagatttacaatgattgcagaagatcttagaaagatttggaatgattggaaaagattttgaaagatttgaaatgattgcagaatatatgtttaTTAGTGACTAAGttttcaaaacctataaataagggttcaTGGCtaaaggtttctcattcgaaattgtgagaagttcgtgctagacaagagtgcttcgaGTTTAGTAGATAGATGGCTTTTTAAGTATATgcgaagcatcacacgcgcagagcacttgggcagcgcgTGAAGGCGTGTAAGAAAGTGGTTTGATCAAAATACTTGAGGAGTTACACAAAagtcgaggttgggcacaaaattcaaggtgttctgagtttcgttcgaGGTAAGTGTTCACCcctaaaacttgatttattgtgttgGTTCCATCTGAACATGtgtgtgatttcatgcaaaatggttttgttgcatgcaaacgaAAATCGGTGATGGTtgattttatgagggaggttcgtccttaaacgttttgaacttgtgcattgcattttataaaacgttgtttatatgatgcatggaaTTGTGATATATGGCATTGTCTTGTGTTTTGTGggttcgtatggaatgtcagcctaagatgttgtttggatagtgtagctATAATTCTTCAAAGGTGTGACGGAATAATAAGGGTATCCggtgctggtgtgcatgtcaagatagccgcattggtttccgtgccagagtaccgtttggtcagggaagttgcactaggacgactaggtggtccatactgtgttgttcatgtgggatgtcagcttaggatgttgtctggatagtgtagtcgtaattttccaagggcgtgacggaataataggggtatctgatgctgatgagcatgtcaggatagccaccttggtttccgtgccaagCCGTTtagccagggaagttgcactaggatgactaggtggtccatgtgaaattttggaattgggattgtatggtggttcctgaaTGCTTAAAGTGAGAACGTAAtttggtgagatgcgttggcagccccatttaagctagaattgCGTTGCGTCGTCttgtcgtcgagtcggtatggtggcatagcttttagagagattgctcttttcccgtgatAGAGTTAAGCgctggggattctcttgggctagggcttaccgggtgtaatggtttatttcatgtcttgtattcattcatgaaaaatgtgattttgaactctcacttggataattcatcatctaatttggactatgtcgctagaatattcaaacgttttaggtgaaagcagcggtgcgaaaggaaagggaattgtCGAGGAGTGATGGCGATTAGTTGATAGCTTGTAATATGTCGCTTTCaataatgttgtttattttgaggatcTTGTAAatgttggtttgactttatattataaataaagtggtttcagttatgacctgttaaggtttcgatctagtttccgcatttgtgttggtgaacctgtctcagtttattgatggtttatagttgatatactgagaaggtgtaacgggattttCGAGGAACGATTTTTGTGATGagtttttatttggaaaaaaaatttatatcctcGGAAGcttacgttacgtaacgccTTTCTGGGagaacggggtgttacaaagaaTCATCACACCATTGCAACTTGATGACATGGCTATTATCCACCAGGTCATGTGGTCAGTCATCGACATCACATTCGACTGATCGTTCCCAACGACCACCCACAAGTTTACTAGCGACATCTCATATCATATGATGCATGACACACCATCATCCTATCTGTATCTCCATACCGAACGAGGTAGTAACCCTTGTGTTAGTCCATACTTGATTAATTAGAgtccccatccaaagaatctaaaaactaggaatagtttaagaaattttgttACTAGAGAATTCTGTCACATCGTCTCAACACCTTGGAAATAAGATTCTTACATATAAGATCTagaaactcattcatataattgattggagaaaatatgaataaagaaaatatcgtcttttataaatttatatataaatacaattaatgcattacaaacaaactcactagatgtcatccaaatctagtatcaaagcacacaacactaacaccCACCACAAGAGAATGATCTATTACTCAAAGCAAACTAACATCATGACTTTAAATAATTGGTCATATCACACTGCAACTCTAATTATCAAGCTATGGGATACACATGATacataattacaataatttagaTATATCTCTCCATAGATTAGTGATAGTGATCCATCAATCACTGAACCAGAATtgtctatttatagacttattACAATCATAGTGATATTAGGTTTTCCAAGCTTATCCTATCCCCTAATTGAAATAATTGTTTGAGAGATTTTTCCCTGATAagattaattttattagataaGATAATGATTTTAATCAAATTAGAATTTGAGGAGTTATCCCAACAACTCATTTCTCGACGCAAATTCCCACACTTTTAACCTAGAACACAAATCATGACACAAGAATAATGCAAACCCAAATAAGTCGGGACACACATTCTCCAGCGAGTATGGCGATTTGCATCCTCCATTCAACTATAACTTTCTCTCACAACAGTGATCGCAGTGACATTATCCTCGTGGTGAAAGTAACAAAACCGTTTTCTGCTTCAAGGTGATAGTCGACAATGGTCTTTTGTGGGTCTCATGATGCTACGTAGCTATAACAACTTGGTAGCTCTCTCTTCCTTAGGCCTTTTCTAACAATTAGTGATGATTGATAACCCTTTCTCTAATTGGCGACATCTACAACTCTAGCAATGCAAGCAAATCCGTGGGGGTAGCTTTAATGTTTGACCTTTCTCTAAACTCACAAGGAATCACAATAGTTTGGTGTTCTAGAATACAccaaataagtttttttttttttttaataaacttttctgccacaaattttctcaaacatcaagcaatgatttttgaaaaattgcgaTCTCATAACCAATCCAACCAAGATTTTAATACCACTTGTTAGGATCAAAATCACACAAactaaaaacataataaaaaatcaacgaGAAACATAATAACATGTCACAACTCAAGGATAAttagaagggtattattgtaataaggttgtagtagttagtaggagatattttgtgagttgttaaGAGCACATGAACGCTATTttctaaatttcatttattgttgaatagcctataaataggctctaATATGCAGAGAAATGCATGTTTGAATTGAACGAAAAAAACTCTAATTCTCTCTTTaagatttctctccaatctccctcacctttctcccccatttctctcaatctctctctttttctagtGATTTCCCCCTTCGTACAATTCTAGTTTCTCTCTTAATTCCTATCATAATCCTAGCTAACCATAGAAATGTGACATaacactaaaaaaattaacGTAGTTTACCTTAACAACTTTCGTATATGATCCCGCCACAAAGGGAAATTCACTAGACAAAACAAACTAAGTTCACAATTTCAAATAACTAGTCGCACCACACATACATTGGGCTTTAATTATCAAGCTATAAAACACACATGAAATACAACCACGATAATATGGATATATCTCTCCACAGATTATTTGAGAGTGGACCATAAATCATTGAACCAGagcttcctatttataggcaccAAAACATAATCACAACAAGATTGGGTTTTCCAAATCTATCATAATCTCTTAATTAAAATCATcatttgataaatattatctaagagactttttctcaattaaattaatcttataagataaaataacaaTCCTAGTCAAATTAGAATTTAAGAAGTTTTCCCCACAATTCCTTCCTCAACTCAAATTCTCACGATTCAACCCAAAACACAAATCACTACCTTAGAATAATTGCAAACCTAAACAAGTTGGGACACATATTCTCAAATACACTGACTATCAACAACCAATTGGTGCATCCATTCATCAAGCTCTCCAGCGAGCATTTTCAATGATGACTTGCTCTTTAGTTGTTGCATCCTTTTTTCAACTACAACTTTCTCTCACAATAGCAATCGTTGACCTTATTCTCGAGAGAAATGTAgcaaaatcctttttttttgcTTCAAGACAATAGTCAACAACGGTCTTTGGTGGGTCTTACCATGATGTCTAGTCATGGCAACGTGatagctctctctcttttaagCTTTCTTCGACCAACAACTCTTTCTTCAACTGGCAACGTGTATAACTTATGGCAACACATTAAGTAGATCTGTCAACGACAACTTCAATGTCCGAAACCTTACCTAACCTCACGAGGGACCGCAGCAGTTTGGTGTTTCGGAACACATCAAATAAaagactcatttttttttaaattttttgtcgCAAACTTTCTCAAACACTAAAcagtattttctaaaaaattgcaATCTCACAACCAACCCAACCAagactttgataccacttgttaggatcaaattaaacaaaccaaaaatataaacataaatcaattgaaaaaataatgataaaccAACCCTTGTCCACCATCCAATTACAAGGGGATAATCCACTAGGCCAagcaaattaatctcatccacaTACCGGGGATGTGATTATCAAGTTGTGGAACATGTGTGACATACAACCACAATAATCTaatttatagaataaaaaaatcacaaaatctaAATCTATCTGTCCATGAATTATTGGAAGTGTTCTATCAATAACTAAACtaggatttattatttataggTATCAACCTGTCCTAATCCCCTAATTAAATCATTATTTGATAAAGATTATCTGAGAGAATTactttttaaaatcaaattaatcttaTCAGATAAGATAACAAtactaattaaactaaaatttaaaaaattatcccaaCACACCATTAATTGAACACAAGATCAAAGAGGCACTACAAGTGACAGTGATAGGATTAAAAGCTCACTACTATGGATTTAGATCAATTGAAATTCAGAGTAGGGAAAATGCTAATAACTCTTTTGGTTATGACATTTACTTCCATTAAGTTCACTTCTTCCTTTCATTACATCATACTTTAACCAATCTTGCAATAACCCTCCAAAGAAGAGGCGGGGACCTCAGTTTCAAAAGACATCAATAGTTCTAGAGAACTATACAATCAATCACCTAACAAGACTTTTACTTTGATCAGTAACATTTATCAATGATTGacatttcaaacttaattcgGAAAGGTTTCACAAGAAGAAAAACCATTATGACTTTAGTTGACACAATCACGGAAAACAAGCTGAAATGGATTGCACTGACCTCTTTAGCTTTAAAAGCTCATGATTCCCTCTTGTAAGTTCCATTTTGAGACCCCTGAGacgggaaaaaagaaaaaaaagacttGGCTCGATAGCGTTTCCACTAATATCTGACATTTATGGAAATTCTACCTACATTAGTTTGATTCACAATCTAGTTGTGCAATTCAGGTACTAGAGTCAATCTGTAGGTCCATTAGGTTGGAAATAGTAGACACTCCGGCGTCAAACTCCGCTGCTTGAAAATAAAGATCAAGATAAATAAGAAAAGTGAACTTGGCTTTAGCCACTTATATGAAATTTGTTGGCCCGCTGGATGGAAAGAGGCGTCAATCAGGTACCCCAAGTGATTACCAATATTCATAACAACAGCATTCTCTCTGTTTAAAAATGGTAGAATTGGTTTGAATCTCTCACCACAATCTCCCTTTCAACTTGCAGTGGTGCAACTTTCATAAAGTTACAACAGTCAACATCAATGCCAATGCTCCTCATAATGCAAATAACACCTCCATTGACATGTAAGCTTCCTGCATCTGATAAAgccaaaaccaaaccaagctTCTCACCGAGGTAATACAGTTGCTTGTCATTCTCATTGTGGCATGAATTGCCTCTGCTTGAGCATGCTGATGACCCCCAGAAGAACCCTCACTAACCTGATTCTCAACTTCAATCCAGCTTAGGCCTTGCTCTTTCTGAACTCCCAGACCTTTCATCTCCCTCCTCATAGACCCTCCTTCAGTAAAAATACCAGATGAGCTGTAAATGTTGGACATTAAAACATAGCCTAGTGAATTTTCAGGATCCAACTCCTTCAGTTTAGTAGCTGCTAAACGAGCCAAATTGATTTCACCATGTTTTCTGCATGCCCCAAGAAAAGCACTCCACACAACATAATCTGGTTCCATAGGCATATTGTTTATAAGCTTATTTGCTTCAAGAATATGTCCAGCTCGCCCAAGCATATCAACCATGCAGGCAAAATGATAAAGTTGAGGAACGACtccatatttttcaaacatGGTGTCAAAAAGATTAACACCCTCATCCACCAATCCAGCATGGCTGCAAGCTGAGAGGAGGGCTACAAATGTATTGGCATCAGCTTTAACATTCATCTGCCTAAATAACTCACTTGCCTCTGTGGCCTGTCCATGCAATGCATAGGCCTTCAGCATTGAATTCCAAGAAATCGTATCCCGAAACCCCATCTCAAAAAAAACTTGCTCGGCTAGGCTAACTGAGCCACATCTAGCATAGGTATGGATTAAAGCATTTGCAACCACTACATCATCTTTCAATCCAGATTTGACTATTTGTGAATGGAGAGCCAAGGCAGAAACCCGACTCATAAGCCCTGCACAAGCTTTTAATACAGAGGAGAATGCACAAGAGTCTGGAGCTAAACCATCTTGGCGCAACTGATGGAAAAGGAAGAGGGCTTTTTGTGGGTCCCTTTCTGCAAATGTTGCAATCATATCTGTCCATGAAACAATATCTCGACTCCCATTTGTCTCCAAAAAGATGTTGTAATAATCAGCAACATTTCCTCCCAAATTTGAATAAGCTTTCACTAACGCAGTTGCCACTCCAATATCAACAGAAAATCCGGTTTTGATCACTTGACATTGCAATTGGAAACAAAATTTAAGACCCAAAGAAACATCACTGACACCATCGGGGAGCAAGGAAGACAAGATACTGAGAAGCGTGGCACCGTCAAACGCAATGCCCTTAAGGTGCATCACGGAGAAAAACTTCATAGCTTGGTCTCCCAGTCCACGAATTTGAAACCCTGCGATCACTGAATTCCATGTAACTAGATTGCGAAACTTCATAGTCCTGAACACCATCCAAGCCTCATCTTTATCATCACGATAaatgccataaccacaacaATTAGAGTACATGGTAATAAGAGCATTCCCAACATAAACATAACCATCAAAGGCGGTTTTCAAGGCAAGTGCATGCATCTGCCTACCACAATTGATTCCGCACGAAGAGAGCACACTTGCATACGCAAATTCGTTCGGACGGCAATGAGCCAACATGCCGGTAAAGAGACTGAAACATTCACTAGCCTTACCCTGTCGCGCAAAACCCGAAATGAGAGCAGTCCAAGAAACAACGTTTCTCTGCGGCATTTCGTCAAACAGTTGACGGGCATACTCTAATTCGCCGCATTTTGCATACATGTTGATGAGATGGTTAGTCAAGTATAGGTCGGGTGGGGTTTTGGGATCGTGGGCAAGCATATCCTGGTGCAGAGATAGGCCCAGTCGGAGGCATTGCTGGCCGGCACAGGCTTGAAATAGGGTGGCGTAAATTTCTCGGGGACGAGGTGCGTCCAGTGAGTAGAACAGGGAGAAGGCTTCTACGAGGTGGCCGCGAG from Diospyros lotus cultivar Yz01 chromosome 4, ASM1463336v1, whole genome shotgun sequence includes the following:
- the LOC127798963 gene encoding LOW QUALITY PROTEIN: pentatricopeptide repeat-containing protein At1g71420-like (The sequence of the model RefSeq protein was modified relative to this genomic sequence to represent the inferred CDS: inserted 1 base in 1 codon; deleted 1 base in 1 codon), translated to MLRSAPRAYTLLQAFSTASPTACNIHERLRLLCSRGHLVEAFSLFYSLDAPRPREIYATLFQACAGQQCLRLGLSLHQDMLAHDPKTPPDLYLTNHLINMYAKCGELEYARQLFDEMPQRNVVSWTALISGFARQGKASECFSLFTGMLAHCRPNEFAYASVLSSCGINCGRQMHALALKTAFDGYVYVGNALITMYSNCCGYGIYRDDKDEAWMVFRTMKFRNLVTWNSVIAGFQIRGLGDQAMKFFSVMHLKGIAFDGATLLSILSSLLPDGVSDVSLGLKFCFQLQCQVIKTGFSVDIGVATALVKAYSNLGGNVADYYNIFLETNGSRDIVSWTDMIATFAERDPQKALFLFHQLRQDGLAPDSCAFSSVLKACAGLMSRVSALALHSQIVKSGLKDDVVVANALIHTYARCGSVSLAEQVFFEMGFRDTISWNSMLKAYALHGQATEASELFRQMNVKADANTFVALLSACSHAGLVDEGVNLFDTMFEKYGVVPQLYHFACMVDMLGRAGHILEANKLINNMPMEPDYVVWSAFLGACRKHGEINLARLAATKLKELDPENSLGYVLMSNIYSSSGIFTEGGSMRREMKGLGVQKEQGLSWIEVENQVSEGSSGGHQHAQAEAIHXHNENDKQLYYLGEKLGLVLALSDAGSLHVNGGVICIMRSIGIDVDCCNFMKVAPLQVEREIVVRDSNQFYHFKQRECCCYEYW